The Nocardia arthritidis genome has a window encoding:
- a CDS encoding gamma-glutamylcyclotransferase, protein MPIYAAYGSNMDSSQMLERCPHSPLAGTGWLEGWRLTFAGDDIGWEGPLATVVEDPGSRVFVVLYDVSPEDEQRLDRWEGSDFGIHKKIRLRVTRNPGADPEPTLAWLYVLDAYEGGLPSARYIGVIADAAEKAGAPEDYVHALRTRNSRNVGPGNFPG, encoded by the coding sequence GTGCCGATCTACGCCGCCTATGGGTCCAACATGGACTCGTCGCAAATGCTCGAGCGCTGCCCGCATTCGCCACTGGCCGGAACCGGGTGGCTCGAGGGTTGGCGGCTGACCTTTGCCGGCGACGACATCGGGTGGGAGGGGCCGCTGGCCACCGTCGTCGAGGATCCGGGCTCGCGGGTCTTCGTGGTGCTCTACGACGTATCCCCCGAGGACGAGCAGCGGCTCGACCGCTGGGAGGGCTCGGATTTCGGTATTCACAAGAAGATTCGGCTACGCGTCACCCGCAATCCCGGCGCCGACCCGGAACCCACTCTCGCGTGGCTGTACGTGCTCGATGCCTACGAGGGCGGCCTGCCATCGGCCAGGTACATCGGTGTCATCGCCGACGCCGCCGAAAAGGCGGGCGCACCGGAGGATTACGTGCACGCGCTGCGCACCAGGAACAGCCGCAATGTCGGCCCGGGCAACTTCCCCGGCTGA
- the glpK gene encoding glycerol kinase GlpK: MRRYVAAIDQGTTSSRCIVFDRRGHVVGVAQREHEQIFPRPGWVEHDPESIWRNTESVLGEVLERAGVRADEIAAVGVTNQRETTVVWDRKSGKPIHNAIVWQDTRTDRLAIELGGEYGPNRYQERTGLPLSTYFAGPKLRWILDHVDGAKERAEAGELCFGTMDSWVLWNLTGQHITDVTNASRTMLMNLRTLQWDSELCAEFGVPSSILPQIRSSSEVYAEINSGPLAGIPVAGILGDQQAATFGQACLTPGEAKNTYGTGNFMLLNTGTTPVPSNHGLLTTVCYRLGQEPAVYALEGSIAVTGSLVQWFRDNLGIIGSADEIEPLASSVADNGGAYIVPAFSGLFAPRWRPDARGVIAGLTRFVNKAHLARAVLESTAFQTREVVDAMRADAESQHLGLELTTLKVDGGMVGNELLMQFQSDILDVPVVRPVVNETTALGAAYAAGLAVGYWSGTDDIRANWTADKTWEPTMSEADRYNYLVAWNKAVERTYNWVD, encoded by the coding sequence ATGCGTCGCTATGTGGCCGCCATCGATCAGGGCACGACTTCGAGCCGGTGCATCGTCTTCGACCGGCGTGGACACGTCGTCGGCGTCGCCCAGCGGGAGCACGAGCAGATCTTCCCGCGCCCGGGTTGGGTCGAGCACGATCCCGAAAGCATCTGGCGCAACACCGAATCGGTGCTCGGCGAGGTCCTGGAGCGCGCGGGCGTGCGGGCCGACGAGATCGCCGCGGTCGGCGTGACCAATCAGCGCGAGACCACCGTGGTGTGGGATCGCAAGTCCGGCAAGCCGATTCACAACGCCATCGTCTGGCAGGACACCCGCACCGACCGGCTGGCCATCGAACTCGGCGGCGAATACGGCCCGAACCGCTACCAGGAGCGCACCGGGCTGCCGCTGTCCACCTACTTCGCCGGGCCGAAGCTGCGCTGGATCCTGGACCACGTCGACGGCGCCAAGGAGCGCGCCGAGGCGGGCGAGCTGTGCTTCGGCACCATGGACAGCTGGGTGCTGTGGAATCTCACCGGGCAGCACATCACCGACGTCACCAATGCCTCACGCACCATGTTGATGAATCTGCGCACGCTGCAATGGGATTCGGAGCTGTGCGCGGAATTCGGGGTGCCGTCCTCGATACTTCCGCAGATTCGCAGTTCGTCCGAGGTGTACGCGGAGATCAACTCGGGGCCGCTGGCCGGTATTCCGGTCGCGGGCATACTCGGCGACCAGCAGGCGGCCACCTTCGGCCAGGCCTGCCTCACCCCCGGCGAGGCCAAGAATACTTACGGCACAGGCAATTTCATGCTGTTGAACACGGGCACCACGCCCGTGCCCAGCAATCACGGACTGCTCACCACCGTGTGCTACCGGCTCGGCCAGGAACCGGCCGTCTACGCGCTGGAGGGTTCCATCGCGGTCACCGGATCGCTGGTGCAGTGGTTCCGGGACAACCTCGGCATCATCGGGTCCGCGGACGAAATCGAGCCGCTGGCAAGCAGTGTCGCCGACAATGGCGGCGCATACATCGTGCCCGCGTTCTCCGGCCTGTTCGCGCCGCGCTGGCGGCCGGACGCGCGCGGCGTGATCGCCGGGCTCACCCGGTTCGTGAACAAGGCGCACCTGGCGCGGGCGGTGCTGGAATCCACCGCGTTCCAGACCCGCGAGGTGGTCGACGCGATGCGCGCCGACGCCGAATCCCAGCACCTCGGACTGGAATTGACCACGCTGAAGGTGGACGGCGGCATGGTCGGCAACGAACTGCTCATGCAGTTCCAGTCCGACATCCTCGACGTGCCGGTGGTGCGCCCGGTGGTCAACGAGACCACCGCGCTCGGCGCCGCCTACGCCGCCGGGCTCGCGGTGGGCTACTGGTCCGGCACCGACGACATCCGCGCCAACTGGACCGCCGACAAAACATGGGAGCCGACCATGTCCGAGGCCGACCGGTACAACTACCTGGTCGCATGGAACAAGGCCGTCGAACGCACCTACAACTGGGTCGACTGA
- a CDS encoding phospho-sugar mutase, whose protein sequence is MLRFGTAGLRGPLQDGPDGMNVDTVGRATAGLVDWLRGRCLGGGRVVVGRDARHGSAEFATVTAEIFAAAGFPVTLLPHPLPTPVVAYAVRELGAVAGVQITASHNPATDNGYKVYLDGGSQLIAPADTEIERCIDAVREPFDRTPVAPSDDELPQRYLARVGELPALIGGPGARASIRIALTPMHGVGGEMALEALAAAGFSDVHVVREQFAPDPDFPTVAFPNPEEPGATDLLLALAERIDADLAIALDPDADRCAVGVPGPDGWRMLRGDETGVLLADCVLRTATPNALVATTIVSSRLLSKLAPARGARYAETLTGFKWLARAGDGLVYAYEEALGHCVDPSRVRDKDGISAAVLAADLVARLKSEGRTLIDELADYAVEFGLHATGQVALRLADPAAAAAVVAQLRAAAPGEIAGEPVKYTDLAQARGRMRTDALIFDGTNTRIVIRPSGTEPKLKCYLEVVEPVAGRAALPQAEAAAAQSLSRLREFCAALADGPARRG, encoded by the coding sequence ATGCTGCGCTTCGGCACCGCGGGGCTGCGCGGCCCGCTTCAGGACGGCCCCGACGGGATGAATGTCGACACCGTCGGCCGGGCGACCGCCGGACTTGTCGACTGGCTGCGCGGACGCTGCCTCGGCGGCGGCCGGGTCGTCGTCGGCAGGGACGCACGCCACGGCTCCGCCGAATTCGCCACGGTTACCGCGGAAATCTTTGCCGCGGCGGGCTTTCCGGTGACGCTGCTGCCACACCCGCTGCCCACTCCGGTGGTCGCGTACGCGGTGCGCGAGCTGGGCGCGGTGGCCGGGGTGCAGATCACCGCATCGCACAATCCGGCCACCGACAACGGCTACAAGGTGTACCTCGACGGCGGATCCCAGCTGATCGCGCCCGCGGATACCGAGATCGAGCGCTGTATCGACGCGGTGCGCGAGCCGTTCGACCGCACGCCGGTCGCGCCGTCCGACGACGAACTGCCGCAACGCTATCTGGCCCGCGTCGGCGAGCTGCCCGCGCTCATCGGCGGGCCCGGCGCCCGCGCCTCCATCCGGATCGCCCTGACCCCCATGCACGGCGTCGGGGGTGAGATGGCGCTGGAAGCCCTTGCCGCGGCGGGTTTTTCGGATGTGCACGTCGTTCGCGAGCAATTCGCGCCCGATCCGGACTTCCCCACCGTCGCGTTCCCGAATCCGGAGGAGCCGGGCGCCACCGATCTGTTGCTCGCCCTCGCCGAACGGATCGATGCCGATCTCGCGATCGCACTCGATCCGGATGCCGACCGGTGCGCCGTCGGCGTGCCGGGTCCGGACGGCTGGCGGATGCTGCGCGGCGACGAAACCGGCGTGCTGCTGGCCGACTGCGTGCTGCGCACCGCGACCCCGAATGCGTTGGTGGCCACCACGATCGTCTCCTCCCGCCTGCTTTCGAAGCTCGCGCCTGCGCGCGGCGCCCGCTACGCCGAAACCCTGACCGGCTTCAAATGGCTGGCCCGCGCGGGCGACGGCCTGGTCTACGCGTACGAGGAGGCGCTCGGCCACTGCGTCGACCCGTCCCGGGTGCGCGACAAGGACGGCATCTCCGCCGCGGTGCTCGCCGCCGACCTAGTGGCCCGGCTGAAATCCGAAGGCCGCACCCTTATCGACGAATTAGCCGACTATGCGGTCGAATTCGGTCTGCACGCCACCGGTCAGGTGGCGCTGCGGCTCGCCGATCCGGCCGCCGCGGCCGCGGTCGTCGCCCAGTTGCGCGCCGCCGCGCCCGGCGAAATCGCGGGCGAGCCGGTCAAATACACCGACCTCGCTCAGGCCAGGGGCCGGATGCGTACCGACGCACTGATTTTCGACGGCACCAACACCCGCATCGTCATCCGGCCGTCCGGCACCGAGCCGAAACTCAAGTGCTACCTGGAGGTGGTCGAGCCCGTCGCCGGACGTGCGGCCCTGCCACAGGCCGAAGCCGCTGCCGCGCAAAGCCTTTCCCGGCTGCGGGAGTTCTGCGCCGCGCTCGCCGACGGACCGGCGCGGCGGGGTTAG
- a CDS encoding M20 family metallopeptidase: MVDRWLAEHTEDLVHWRRHIHANPELSRTEFGTTELVSTWLTKAGLTPQILPGGTGLICDIGPDGPRIGLRADMDALPLQEFTGLSFASTVPGVSHACGHDAHTAILLGTALALSEVDELPIGVRLVFQPAEEVMPGGAIDVVATGAMEGVERIFALHCDPRLEVGRIGVRVGPITSAADTVELVLDSPGGHTSRPHLTSDLVYAIGTVITGLPGLLSRRIDPRTSTVMVWGAVSAGKAPNAIPQTGMLTGTVRTGDHATWSLLEPMVREIVDGLLAPTGVRYQLNYKRGVPPVVNDEEAVRMFEDAIRRLGPDALADTMQSSGGEDFSWYLEEVPGAMARLGVWSGHGEQLDLHQPTFDIDERALAVGVRVLSNIVLNA; encoded by the coding sequence GTGGTCGACCGATGGCTGGCCGAGCACACCGAGGATCTCGTGCACTGGCGCAGGCACATTCACGCCAACCCGGAGCTCTCGCGCACCGAGTTCGGCACCACCGAATTGGTCTCGACCTGGCTCACCAAGGCCGGGCTCACGCCGCAGATCCTTCCGGGCGGCACCGGTCTCATCTGCGATATCGGGCCGGACGGTCCGCGGATCGGGCTGCGCGCCGATATGGACGCGCTGCCGCTACAGGAGTTCACCGGCCTGAGCTTCGCCTCCACCGTCCCCGGCGTCTCGCACGCGTGCGGGCACGATGCGCACACCGCCATCCTGCTCGGCACGGCGCTCGCGCTGAGCGAGGTCGACGAGCTGCCGATCGGCGTGCGGCTGGTGTTCCAGCCCGCCGAGGAGGTGATGCCGGGCGGCGCCATCGATGTGGTGGCCACCGGCGCGATGGAGGGTGTCGAGCGCATCTTCGCGCTGCACTGCGATCCTCGGCTGGAGGTCGGCCGCATCGGCGTCCGGGTCGGGCCGATCACCTCCGCGGCGGATACCGTTGAGCTGGTGCTGGATTCGCCGGGCGGGCACACCTCCCGCCCACATCTGACCAGCGATCTGGTCTATGCGATCGGCACCGTGATCACCGGGCTGCCCGGGCTGCTGAGCCGCCGGATCGATCCGCGCACCAGCACCGTGATGGTGTGGGGTGCGGTGTCGGCGGGCAAGGCGCCCAACGCGATTCCGCAGACCGGCATGCTCACCGGCACCGTCCGCACCGGCGATCACGCCACCTGGTCGCTGCTGGAGCCGATGGTGCGCGAGATCGTCGACGGGCTGCTGGCCCCGACGGGCGTGCGCTACCAGTTGAACTACAAGCGCGGCGTGCCGCCGGTGGTGAACGACGAGGAGGCGGTCCGCATGTTCGAGGACGCGATTCGCCGTCTCGGCCCGGATGCGCTGGCCGACACCATGCAGTCCAGTGGTGGTGAGGACTTCTCCTGGTACTTGGAGGAGGTGCCGGGCGCGATGGCGCGGCTGGGCGTCTGGTCCGGCCACGGCGAGCAGCTGGATCTGCATCAGCCGACCTTCGATATCGACGAGCGGGCCCTCGCCGTCGGTGTCCGGGTGCTGAGCAATATCGTGCTCAACGCCTGA
- the upp gene encoding uracil phosphoribosyltransferase, which yields MRTDTVAHPLAAALLTTMRDARTDNPAFRAALRDLTGILVYEALREAPVTRFEVTTPVAVTEGVRLAAPPLLVPVLRAGLGMVDAAAELIPDARVGFVGIARDERTHQPVPYMESLPDDLTDLPVFVLDPMLATGGSMRHTLELLAARGATDITAVCVVAAPEGIAALEKSGLPVRLVTATVDAGLNENAYIVPGLGDAGDRQFGPR from the coding sequence ATGCGCACCGACACCGTGGCTCATCCGCTCGCCGCCGCCCTGCTCACCACCATGCGGGACGCCCGCACCGACAACCCGGCTTTCCGCGCCGCGCTGCGCGATCTCACCGGCATCCTGGTCTACGAGGCGCTGCGCGAGGCGCCGGTGACCCGCTTCGAGGTGACGACGCCGGTGGCCGTCACCGAGGGGGTGCGGCTGGCCGCACCGCCGCTGCTGGTTCCGGTGCTGCGGGCGGGGCTCGGCATGGTGGACGCGGCGGCGGAGCTCATCCCGGACGCCAGGGTCGGATTCGTCGGCATCGCCCGCGATGAGCGGACCCACCAGCCGGTGCCGTATATGGAATCGCTGCCCGATGACCTGACCGACCTGCCGGTCTTCGTCCTCGACCCGATGCTCGCCACCGGCGGTTCGATGCGGCACACCCTGGAACTGCTCGCCGCCCGCGGCGCCACCGACATCACCGCCGTCTGCGTCGTCGCCGCACCGGAAGGCATTGCCGCGCTGGAGAAGTCGGGACTTCCGGTGCGCCTGGTCACCGCGACGGTAGACGCCGGGCTGAACGAGAACGCCTACATCGTCCCGGGTCTCGGCGACGCGGGCGATCGCCAATTCGGGCCTCGCTGA
- a CDS encoding PLP-dependent aminotransferase family protein, whose product MSPTIPSLAGKLGGLQSSAIRDLLKLTVRPDIIGLAGGLPDAELMPRERIAVAADAALRDSACLQYTESPGWAPLRAVLAERESARLGRTVGLSEVFVTHGSQQALSLLAEVLLDPGALVIVEDPAYVGALQVFRAAGARIVAVPLDREGMRIDALTELLERGERPALVHTVSNFHNPGGVTMAEHRRRELAELAQRYGFWVIEDDPYGELWFDRPAPAPIASYSHNVIRLSSASKILSPALRVGWLVAPDAVCRGVELLKQGADLCGSALTHQITADLLADESWLAGHVDSVRTAYGARAKALVHAFRATFGDRASCTDAAGGMFVWADFTDGTDTADLLPRALEHGVAYVPGSAFAVDGGYRNSLRMCFTTSDEATLTEAIDRMARAVG is encoded by the coding sequence ATGTCGCCGACCATCCCATCGCTCGCGGGCAAGCTCGGCGGACTACAGAGCTCGGCGATTCGTGACCTGCTGAAGCTCACCGTCCGCCCCGACATCATCGGGCTGGCCGGTGGCCTGCCGGATGCGGAACTGATGCCGAGGGAACGGATCGCCGTCGCGGCGGATGCGGCGCTGCGCGACAGCGCCTGCCTGCAGTACACCGAATCGCCGGGGTGGGCGCCGCTGCGCGCGGTGCTCGCGGAGCGGGAGTCGGCGCGGCTCGGGCGCACCGTCGGGCTGTCCGAGGTGTTCGTGACACACGGTTCACAACAGGCGCTTTCGCTGCTCGCCGAGGTGCTGCTCGATCCGGGGGCGCTGGTGATCGTCGAGGATCCGGCGTATGTCGGTGCGCTGCAAGTGTTCCGGGCCGCCGGGGCGCGGATCGTCGCGGTGCCGCTGGACCGTGAAGGCATGCGGATCGACGCGCTCACCGAGCTGCTCGAGCGCGGGGAACGCCCGGCGTTGGTGCATACGGTCAGCAATTTCCACAACCCCGGTGGGGTGACGATGGCCGAGCACCGCAGGCGTGAACTCGCCGAACTCGCACAGCGGTACGGCTTTTGGGTGATCGAGGACGATCCGTACGGCGAGCTGTGGTTCGACCGGCCCGCGCCGGCGCCGATCGCGTCCTACTCGCACAACGTGATTCGACTATCCAGCGCGTCCAAGATCCTCTCGCCCGCGCTGCGCGTCGGCTGGCTGGTCGCGCCGGACGCGGTGTGCCGCGGCGTCGAGTTGCTGAAACAGGGCGCCGATCTTTGTGGTTCGGCGCTCACCCACCAGATCACCGCCGATCTGCTTGCCGACGAGAGCTGGCTGGCCGGACACGTCGACTCGGTGCGCACCGCCTACGGCGCCCGCGCCAAGGCGCTGGTGCACGCGTTCCGCGCGACCTTCGGCGATCGCGCGAGCTGTACCGACGCCGCGGGCGGGATGTTCGTCTGGGCCGATTTCACCGACGGCACCGATACGGCCGACCTACTGCCGCGCGCCCTGGAGCACGGCGTCGCATATGTGCCCGGTTCGGCCTTCGCCGTCGATGGGGGCTACCGGAATTCGCTGCGCATGTGCTTCACCACCTCCGATGAGGCGACGCTCACCGAGGCGATCGACCGGATGGCTCGCGCCGTCGGCTGA
- a CDS encoding NAD(P)H-quinone dehydrogenase, whose product MTRIAIIGGGPAGYEAALVASQHGASVTLIDCDGIGGACVLWDCVPSKTFIASTGVRTDLRRARGLGINLDPSNAEIQLGEVNARVKELALAQSSDIRSKLQAAGVQILQGRGELIDPAMGLAAHRVLAKLATGVEQTLEAEVVLIATGASPRVLPGAEPDGERILNWRQLYDLKELPETLVVVGSGVTGAEFVSAYTEMGVQVKLVASRDRVLPGEDADAALVLEDALAERGVELVKHGRADAVERTADGIVVKLADGRTVTGSHALMTVGSTPNTENLGLERVGIELDRGGYLRVDRVSRTSVPGIYAAGDCTGLLPLASVGAMQGRIAMYHALGEGVSPIRLKTVASAVFTRPEIATVGVSQTAIDNGEVPARTVMLPLNTNPRAKMSGLRRGFVKIFCRPATGVVIGGVVVAPIASELILPIAMAVQNNLTVNDLAQTFSVYPSLTGSVTEAARQLMRHDDLD is encoded by the coding sequence ATGACCCGCATTGCGATCATCGGTGGCGGACCGGCCGGTTACGAGGCGGCGCTGGTGGCATCCCAGCACGGCGCCTCGGTGACATTGATCGACTGCGACGGCATCGGCGGCGCGTGCGTGTTGTGGGACTGCGTCCCGTCCAAGACGTTCATCGCCTCGACCGGCGTGCGCACCGATCTGCGCCGCGCCCGCGGCCTGGGCATCAACCTCGATCCGAGCAATGCCGAGATCCAGCTGGGCGAGGTGAATGCCCGCGTCAAGGAGCTGGCGCTGGCGCAGTCCTCCGATATCCGCTCCAAACTGCAGGCGGCCGGGGTGCAGATCCTGCAGGGCCGCGGCGAATTGATCGATCCGGCCATGGGTTTGGCGGCGCATCGGGTGCTGGCCAAGCTGGCCACCGGCGTCGAGCAGACGCTGGAGGCCGAGGTGGTGCTGATCGCGACCGGTGCGAGCCCGCGGGTGCTGCCCGGCGCGGAACCGGATGGCGAGCGCATTCTGAACTGGCGCCAGCTCTACGACCTGAAGGAGCTGCCGGAGACGCTCGTGGTGGTCGGTTCCGGTGTCACCGGCGCCGAATTCGTCTCCGCGTACACCGAAATGGGTGTGCAGGTGAAGTTGGTGGCCAGCCGTGATCGCGTGCTGCCCGGCGAGGACGCCGACGCCGCCCTGGTGCTGGAGGACGCGCTCGCCGAACGCGGTGTCGAACTGGTGAAGCACGGTCGGGCCGACGCGGTGGAGCGCACCGCCGATGGCATCGTCGTGAAGCTGGCCGACGGCCGCACGGTGACCGGTTCGCACGCGCTGATGACGGTCGGTTCCACCCCGAATACCGAGAACCTCGGCCTGGAGCGCGTCGGCATCGAGCTCGACCGCGGGGGTTACCTGCGGGTGGACCGGGTTTCGCGCACCTCGGTGCCCGGCATCTACGCGGCGGGCGACTGTACCGGCCTGCTGCCGCTGGCGTCGGTCGGCGCGATGCAGGGCCGGATCGCGATGTATCACGCGCTGGGCGAGGGCGTGAGCCCGATCCGGTTGAAGACGGTGGCCTCCGCGGTGTTCACCCGTCCGGAGATCGCGACGGTCGGTGTCAGCCAGACCGCGATCGATAACGGCGAGGTGCCCGCGCGCACGGTGATGCTGCCGCTGAACACCAACCCGCGCGCCAAGATGTCGGGGCTGCGAAGGGGTTTCGTCAAGATCTTCTGCCGCCCGGCGACGGGTGTGGTGATCGGCGGTGTCGTGGTGGCCCCGATCGCCTCGGAATTGATCTTGCCGATCGCGATGGCGGTACAGAACAACCTGACCGTGAACGATCTCGCGCAGACCTTCTCGGTGTACCCGTCGCTGACCGGTTCGGTGACCGAAGCCGCACGTCAGCTCATGCGTCACGACGACCTCGACTGA
- a CDS encoding M20 family metallopeptidase yields the protein MPPARSGTDDEPGGAITAAAEQVSDRAIAAAAARLIDLSHSIHAEPELAFEETRSVAKTIAPLAERGFEIETGVADLPTAFRASYGSGPLTVGICAEYDALPEIGHACGHNIIAASSVGAALGLAEVADALGLTVLVLGTPAEESGGGKVLMLERGVFDDVAMAMMVHPGPFDIVGAHSLAMADLSIVFHGREAHASAAPEEGRNAGDAVTIAQVALGLLRQHLQPGQQLHGIVGNGGVAPNIVPGRAELLYYLRAVDSASLDDLMRRAFDCFAAGALATGCTHEIRTVAPTYTELTPDPALLCAYREHIVDLGRVPIAPELERQRPLGSTDMGNVTNVIPGIHPVIGIDAGGAVTHQPGFAEASVNASADRAVTDGAFALARTAITVARDEVHRDRLLQRLVQRQEDIR from the coding sequence ATGCCACCAGCGCGCAGCGGCACCGATGACGAACCCGGCGGGGCGATCACTGCTGCGGCCGAACAGGTCTCGGATCGGGCCATCGCCGCGGCCGCGGCGCGACTGATCGACCTCTCCCATTCGATACACGCCGAGCCGGAATTGGCGTTCGAGGAGACCCGCAGCGTCGCGAAGACCATTGCGCCCCTTGCCGAACGCGGCTTCGAGATCGAGACCGGGGTGGCCGACCTGCCGACCGCGTTCCGCGCCAGCTATGGCAGCGGCCCGCTCACCGTCGGCATCTGCGCCGAGTACGACGCGCTGCCCGAGATCGGACATGCCTGCGGGCACAATATTATTGCCGCGTCCTCGGTCGGCGCGGCGCTCGGTCTCGCCGAGGTCGCCGACGCGCTCGGACTGACGGTGCTGGTGCTCGGCACGCCCGCCGAGGAGAGCGGCGGCGGCAAGGTGCTGATGCTCGAGCGCGGTGTCTTCGACGATGTCGCGATGGCGATGATGGTGCATCCCGGCCCGTTCGACATCGTCGGCGCGCATTCGTTGGCCATGGCCGATCTGTCCATCGTGTTCCACGGCCGCGAGGCGCATGCCAGCGCCGCGCCCGAGGAGGGGCGCAACGCCGGGGACGCGGTCACCATCGCCCAGGTTGCTCTCGGATTGCTGCGTCAACATCTTCAGCCTGGACAGCAACTTCACGGTATAGTCGGCAACGGTGGCGTAGCCCCCAACATCGTGCCCGGACGTGCGGAACTGCTGTATTACCTACGCGCAGTCGACTCCGCATCCCTCGACGATCTGATGCGACGAGCGTTCGATTGTTTCGCGGCGGGTGCCCTGGCGACCGGCTGCACTCACGAAATCCGCACCGTTGCGCCGACATATACCGAGCTCACGCCGGATCCGGCATTACTGTGTGCCTATCGCGAGCACATCGTCGACCTCGGCCGGGTGCCGATCGCACCCGAGTTGGAGCGGCAGCGTCCGCTCGGCAGCACGGATATGGGCAATGTCACCAACGTGATTCCGGGCATACATCCGGTTATCGGCATTGATGCCGGCGGAGCGGTTACTCATCAACCGGGCTTCGCCGAGGCAAGTGTCAACGCCTCGGCGGATCGCGCGGTCACCGACGGTGCGTTCGCGCTCGCGCGTACCGCTATCACCGTCGCCCGCGATGAAGTTCATAGGGACAGGTTGTTGCAACGGCTCGTTCAACGACAGGAGGACATTCGGTGA
- a CDS encoding enoyl-CoA hydratase/isomerase family protein: MPYLERDGDVFVVYLGSEGQTDSENRFHPDWIDEFHGLLDKVEASEGPAALVTTATGKFYSNGLDTDWLFGNLGEMHGYLDRVHSLYTRLLQFPLPTVAAINGHAFGAGAMLATSHDFRVMRADRGFWCLPEVHLGMPFTIGMNALLTERLSNQVCVQAMTTGHRFPADEAIAAGIVDDKADAEALLSTAVARAAALVGNRKPNLPVIKRALHAKALAGLAVATTPENLAFAAG; the protein is encoded by the coding sequence ATGCCGTATCTGGAGCGTGATGGGGATGTGTTCGTCGTCTACCTCGGCAGCGAGGGACAGACCGACAGCGAGAACCGCTTCCACCCCGACTGGATCGACGAATTCCACGGTCTGCTGGACAAGGTGGAAGCGTCGGAGGGGCCTGCCGCGCTGGTGACCACCGCGACCGGCAAGTTCTACAGCAACGGTCTCGACACCGACTGGCTGTTCGGCAATCTCGGCGAGATGCACGGCTACCTGGATCGCGTGCATTCGCTCTACACCCGCCTGCTGCAATTCCCGCTGCCGACGGTCGCCGCGATCAACGGGCACGCCTTCGGCGCGGGCGCGATGCTGGCCACCTCGCACGATTTCCGGGTGATGCGGGCGGACCGCGGCTTCTGGTGCCTGCCCGAGGTGCACCTCGGCATGCCGTTCACGATCGGGATGAACGCGCTGCTCACCGAGCGGCTGAGCAATCAGGTCTGCGTGCAGGCGATGACCACCGGCCACCGCTTCCCGGCCGATGAGGCGATCGCCGCGGGCATCGTCGACGACAAGGCCGATGCCGAGGCGTTGCTGTCCACCGCGGTGGCGCGCGCAGCGGCATTGGTCGGCAACCGGAAGCCGAATCTGCCGGTGATCAAGCGCGCCCTGCATGCGAAGGCGCTGGCGGGGCTCGCGGTCGCGACGACGCCGGAGAATCTGGCCTTCGCCGCCGGGTGA
- a CDS encoding purine-nucleoside phosphorylase, whose protein sequence is MLAEQAAEAIAERTGVPRHRVAVVLGSGWQEAAAEIGAPTASVPMPDLPGFGTPSAQGHVGMVHSVSVGETPVLLLMGRQHLYEGYQPAEVVHPVSAAIAAGAEIVVLTNAAGGIRDGLSVGEPVLISDHINLTARTPLTGATFVDLVDAWDPELRALAREIEPGLTEGVYAGLTGPQYETPAEIRMLRTMGADLVGMSTVLEAIAARALGARVLGISLVTNLAAGVTGAHLSHAEVLAEGHAAAPRLGKLLRGVVERI, encoded by the coding sequence ATGCTTGCCGAACAGGCCGCTGAGGCTATCGCCGAACGTACGGGAGTGCCGCGCCACAGAGTCGCGGTGGTGCTGGGATCGGGCTGGCAGGAGGCGGCCGCGGAGATCGGCGCGCCGACCGCCTCGGTGCCGATGCCGGACCTACCCGGATTCGGCACCCCGAGCGCACAGGGTCACGTCGGGATGGTGCACTCGGTGTCCGTCGGCGAAACGCCGGTGCTGCTGCTGATGGGGCGCCAGCACCTCTACGAGGGCTACCAGCCCGCGGAGGTGGTGCACCCGGTGTCGGCGGCGATCGCGGCGGGCGCCGAGATCGTGGTGCTCACCAATGCGGCGGGCGGTATCCGGGACGGTCTTTCGGTCGGTGAGCCGGTGCTCATCAGCGACCACATCAACCTCACCGCGCGCACCCCGCTCACCGGCGCGACCTTCGTCGACCTGGTCGACGCCTGGGATCCCGAATTACGCGCGCTGGCAAGGGAAATCGAGCCGGGACTGACCGAGGGCGTCTACGCGGGCCTGACCGGTCCGCAGTACGAGACGCCCGCCGAGATCCGGATGCTGCGCACCATGGGCGCGGATCTGGTCGGCATGTCGACGGTGCTGGAGGCGATCGCCGCCCGCGCGCTCGGGGCACGGGTGCTCGGCATCTCGCTGGTCACCAACCTGGCCGCGGGCGTCACCGGCGCACACCTCTCACATGCCGAGGTGCTCGCCGAAGGTCATGCCGCCGCACCGCGTTTGGGCAAACTGCTGCGCGGCGTGGTGGAACGGATCTAG